From the genome of Papaver somniferum cultivar HN1 chromosome 2, ASM357369v1, whole genome shotgun sequence, one region includes:
- the LOC113352677 gene encoding uncharacterized protein LOC113352677 produces MMNKDWGEVPYQNAVKKFVELAHEKLGNPSKFSCPYVDCKNLAAPLPTGTIHMHFLKRGMDPTYTEWVLHGEKVSNFNNIREEGATRQRTFYQMWTDANVEGDVEPGKGVCEPRQDEGLQNHDEGLLNEIEEADFPLYPDCTTHTKISMTTELYRQKTVNGLSRRAFVDLLKTIGSVLPQGHCLPKSTYEVKKLLKAFQLTYEKIHACQNDCCLFRNDLKDADACPKCHYSRWKEDTSNMDDAHMIDDPKKKIPVKVLRYFPIVPRLRRLYKSAELSQKLMWHATNKSKDGKMRHPTDSLAWKHIDTKFPEFASEPRNLRLGLAADGFNPFGDVSASHGCWPVLLVLYNLPPQLCMQGHNIILSLLIPGKKQPGRDIDIYLQPLINDLINLWNDGVEFYDSYSKTMFNLKALLMWTINDFPAYGNLSGCTYKGKAACPICGDNTLSNYLSFSRKTVYMNHRRFLPHNHSLRSSKNKACFN; encoded by the coding sequence TTCCATACCAGAACGCAGTAAAGAAGTTCGTAGAGTTGGCTCATGAGAAACTTGGAAATCCTTCTAAGTTTAGTTGTCCTTATGTTGATTGTAAGAATCTTGCTGCACCACTTCCTACGGGTACAATACATATGCACTTTCTAAAACGGGGTATGGATCCTACTTACACCGAGTGGGTTCTTCACGGGGAGAAGGTTAGCAATTTTAATAATATTCGTGAAGAGGGAGCAACACGACAACGTACTTTCTACCAGATGTGGACAGATGCTAATGTTGAAGGTGATGTTGAACCAGGGAAAGGGGTTTGTGAACCTAGGCAGGACGAAGGGTTGCAAAACCACGACGAAGGGTTGCTGAACGAGATTGAAGAGGCTGACTTCCCTTTATACCCTGATTGTACTACACACACGAAGATATCTATGACTACTGAGTTGTATAGGCAGAAGACAGTAAATGGTTTATCTCGAAGGGCTTTTGTCGATCTTCTCAAGACAATTGGTTCTGTGTTGCCCCAAGGTCATTGTCTTCCTAAATCAACTTATGAAGTGAAGAAGTTGCTGAAAGCTTTCCAGCTCACTTATGAGAAAATACATGCATGTCAGAATGATTGTTGTTTGTTTAGAAATGATTTGAAAGACGCAGATGCATGTCCTAAATGTCACTATTCTAGGTGGAAGGAAGACACATCTAACATGGACGATGCTCACATGATAGACGATCCCAAAAAGAAGATACCGGTGAAGGTGCTTAGATACTTCCCCATTGTGCCGAGATTAAGGAGATTGTATAAATCAGCAGAGCTATCTCAGAAGTTGATGTGGCACGCGACTAATAAGAGTAAAGATGGGAAGATGCGTCATCCAACGGATTCTTTGGCTTGGAAGCACATAGACACAAAGTTCCCCGAGTTTGCTTCAGAACCGCGTAATTTGCGTCTTGGGCTTGCTGCTGATGGATTTAATCCTTTTGGCGATGTTTCCGCATCCCACGGTTGTTGGCCGGTGTTGCTTGTGTTATATAATCTTCCCCCTCAGCTGTGTATGCAAGGCCACAATATTATTTTAAGCTTGCTGATTCCAGGAAAGAAACAACCAGGTAGAGACATCGATATATATTTGCAACCACTGATTAATGATCTGATTAATTTGTGGAATGACGGGGTCGAGTTTTATGATTCGTATAGTAAGACAATGTTCAACTTGAaggcattattgatgtggacaataaACGATTTTCCTGCTTATGGTAACCTATCTGGATGTACGTATAAAGGGAAGGCAGCCTGCCCTATTTGTGGTGATAATACTCTTTCAAACTATTTGTCGTTTAGTCGTAAAACTGTTTACATGAATCATAGGAGATTTCTACCTCATAATCATTCTCTTCGATCGAGTAAGAACAAAGCGTGTTTCAATTGA